The bacterium genome contains the following window.
CAAGATACCTGATGTCCATCGACTGGCTCTTCTTGACAATTACGGTAAGGAATATCTGGTTGTGATCAAGCAGCCCGCTGACCTCGGCGGTGGCCGATCAGCCAACAGCCAGCATGGTCAGAATAAAGTTTCCTTTCGTGAAAACCTGTTTGTCAGCCCGGTATATCCATCCTACCAGGCTGTACCGATGGTTGATATTTCGATTCCCATCGGGAATTTTTCTGATAATAACGTCAGCGGGACTATCAAGGCCGGGGTATCACTTTCCGGGCTCTGGTCAAAAATTTCGGCCATCAAACTGAGGCCGGAAACAACGGTCTATCTGATAGATAAAAATGGGAAATTGATTGCCCATTCCGATATCGGATTGGTTTCGGCTGCCATTGATTTCAGTCACATCAGAAAGGTACGGCAGTTTATTTTCGGGGCCAAAGAGAGCGACCTCCAGATACCGTTGATCTATGTCGGTAATAAAAACACCAAGGTCATTGGCGTGGCGGCTTCGATCGAGAAGGTAAAATGGGGAATCGTGATCGAAGAGTCGGTGGATTCGGCTTTAGCTTCTTACCGTCATACTCAGGGTATTGTCTTATTCTCTCTGGCCGGACTTATTATTCTGGCAGGCATTACCCTTGGCTGCTGTGTCACCCGGCTCACCCGGTCGATCGATGCCATCACCAGACAGGCAGAGGCCCTGAATGGCGAAGAGCATGCCCCAATGATTCAGGTGGATTCAAAGGATGAAATCGCTCATCTGGCCGGAATCATCAACCGGATGCAAAAACAGCTTTTTGAGAAAAATGAAAACCTGAAGCGCCGGTACAAGGAACTGGAATCCATCCATGACGAATTCCGGGAATCATATGAAGAACTGGAAGAGGTCAGCGAAAAACTGCAAGCATCGCAATCCGAGCTGAACAAGCAGAAGGAATTCGAGAAGCAGCTTATCGAAACGGCCAATGTCCTGATTGTGGTTTTAAACCGTAATGGCGAAGTTATCCTCTCAAATAAAAAATGTGAGGAAATAACCGGATACAGCAAAAATTTTATCCTTGGCAAAAGCTGGCTCCAATTGATGACCCCCGCGGAAGTGAGAGAGGAGTATACCAGCCGGTTTACTGCCTCTCTCAGCAGCAAAACTCCTTCTTCCTGCGAGTGCCCGATAGTAACTCACGATGGGGCCATCAGGATAATATCCTGGCATAGTACCCCTGTGATCGATCAGACCGGCAATATCATTGGTATCATCAATGTCGGAGAGGATATCACCGAAGAAAAAAACCTCCAGCAGGAGCTGGAAGCCAAAAACAAAGCCCTGGAAGAGAAAAATGAGGAGTTGCAAAACTTTGTTTCCATTGTCTCCCATGATTTGAAATCCCCGCTCTATATTCTGCAGGACTTTACGGCTATCCTGCTGAATGATCATAAAAATGAATTCGGTGAGGATGTGATTTACTATCTTGAGCGAATCAGGAAAAATGCGGAGAATATGGAAAAGTTAATCATCGATATCCTGGAATTCTCGAAAATCGGAACCACGGAGGGAGACTACCAGAGCTTTCCCATCACCCAGATCGTTCAAAGAGCTGTCGATGAATTGAAACCCAAAATCGATGAGAAAAATATCCGGGTGACTATCAGCAGCGAATTTCCAACCCTTTTATGTGACCCAGGCAGGATATTGCAGGTCTTCACCAACCTTATCTCAAATTCGGTCAAATTCATGAACCCGGATGAAGCGGCCCCGATGATCGAAATCGGATGTCGTGCGCGAGAGGGGGAATATGAATTTTTCGTTAAAGATAACGGCATCGGAATTGAAAAAGAATATCACGAGAAGGTTTTCAAAATTTTTCAACGGCTGAAGGAATTAAAGCACGTGGAAGGAACCGGCGTAGGTCTGGCCATTGTTAAAAAGATCATTGAAAATCACGGTGGAAAGGTTTGGGTTGATTCCGCAAAGGGAAAAGGGGCAACCTTCCATTTTACTCTGCCAGCATCAAAACCAGCCCCCACCGGCAGAAAGCCGCTGATTTCCTGTCAGAATTCAGAATAACCGCTTTTCCTCCCCCAGGCTCCCACCCTAAGCTCAAGCCAAGCCGATGTCTCGGTGTTGTTTCAGGAGTGCATACAGGCGGGACCGGGAGAGACCGGACATGCGGCAGGCATCTCTGATATTACCTCTGGAGAATGACATAAGATCGTGGAGATAGCGGCGTTCTGCTTCGGCCAGCATGGCGGCGCGAAAATCTCCCAGCTTGGGAAACTCTCCGGTAAAACTGCTTCCTGTCCCTTCCGCTTTCTCCTCCCCGGCCTGAACCTCCTCGCCGGTCCGGGCCTCCTTTCCGATTGCAGCCCGGGCTGCATGGACTCGGATATAGGTTGGCAGATGTTTAGGGAACAGAAAGCGGTCGTGGCCTGCTGCGGCCAGGGTTCTCTCCAGTGTATTGACCAGCTCCCGGACATTTCCTGGCCAGGGGTAGGTGTCCAGAACATCGAAAAATTCCGGAGAGAGCTCCTTTATGGCCATCCCGTAGCGGTTGCAGAGCCTGTCGAGATGATACCGAACCAGCTCTCTGATGTCTCCGGAGCGGTCCCTGAGAGGAGGGAGCTCGATTACGAAAGAGCGAAGCCGAAAGAGAAGATCCTTCCGGAACTGCCCATTCTGGACCATCTGG
Protein-coding sequences here:
- a CDS encoding ATP-binding protein, whose translation is MKQSPTIPWRDKIKNKLIVSLSTVLILSLVLFGLICTFSFKNQVIQQIGSKNVQLATSIQEDAQSFLSVIMNDLSSLAGSLGEGGELISQQEMMDRYLHKIPDVHRLALLDNYGKEYLVVIKQPADLGGGRSANSQHGQNKVSFRENLFVSPVYPSYQAVPMVDISIPIGNFSDNNVSGTIKAGVSLSGLWSKISAIKLRPETTVYLIDKNGKLIAHSDIGLVSAAIDFSHIRKVRQFIFGAKESDLQIPLIYVGNKNTKVIGVAASIEKVKWGIVIEESVDSALASYRHTQGIVLFSLAGLIILAGITLGCCVTRLTRSIDAITRQAEALNGEEHAPMIQVDSKDEIAHLAGIINRMQKQLFEKNENLKRRYKELESIHDEFRESYEELEEVSEKLQASQSELNKQKEFEKQLIETANVLIVVLNRNGEVILSNKKCEEITGYSKNFILGKSWLQLMTPAEVREEYTSRFTASLSSKTPSSCECPIVTHDGAIRIISWHSTPVIDQTGNIIGIINVGEDITEEKNLQQELEAKNKALEEKNEELQNFVSIVSHDLKSPLYILQDFTAILLNDHKNEFGEDVIYYLERIRKNAENMEKLIIDILEFSKIGTTEGDYQSFPITQIVQRAVDELKPKIDEKNIRVTISSEFPTLLCDPGRILQVFTNLISNSVKFMNPDEAAPMIEIGCRAREGEYEFFVKDNGIGIEKEYHEKVFKIFQRLKELKHVEGTGVGLAIVKKIIENHGGKVWVDSAKGKGATFHFTLPASKPAPTGRKPLISCQNSE